From the Solanum stenotomum isolate F172 chromosome 4, ASM1918654v1, whole genome shotgun sequence genome, one window contains:
- the LOC125862198 gene encoding ABC transporter B family member 11-like, whose amino-acid sequence MEEENATGRGIDSMENEVLESSDGSNCARVSDKTEKQKVAAADKVPYYKLFSFADPVDHALMVIGMITAVGSGICFPLMAVLFGELVDSFGMTVDSEKIVDEVSKVAVKFVYLALGSGLATFIQVACWTVTGERQAARIRCLYLKTVLRQDIGFFDQETNTGVIIESLSSDTLTIQDAIGEKVGKFIQVSATFLGGFVIAFIKGWRLALVLSSSIPPLVISSAVLVILLTKLASRAQTAYSEAATVVEQTISSIRTVASYTGEKRAISEYQNSLNKAYHSGVQEGLASGLGFGVFMFVFYASYALAIWYGAKMILEHNYTGGDVMNVIMATLTGSFTLGYASPCLHAFAAGKTAAFKMFQMINRKPVIDPYDMNGQKLLDISGDIELKNIHFCYPARPQESIFDGFSVSIPKGTTTALVGRSGSGKSTVISLIVRFYDPQAGEVLIDGINIKEFQLRWIRGKIGLVSQEPVLFGSTIKDNIAYGKDDATLEEIKDAVQLANASKFIDKLPQGLDTRVGDHGNQLSGGQKQRIAIARAILKDPKILLLDEATSALDAESERIVQETLDSVMINRTTVIVAHRLSTVKNADTIAVLQEGKIVEKGCHLELMRNKEGAYVQLIQLQELSKYSGEQESNELDSEEIIINQQIPVTRSASRGSSRIENSSHHSSSISVSAAEKAVGECHDPNSTVVLSKDKDNTICRLALMNKPEIPELLFGCIAAMVNALILPIFGVLLSNVIKTFYEPAHELRKHSRFWSLLFLSLGLATLLATPLRTFFFAVAGCKLIRRIRLMCFEKIVYMEVSWFDRKENSIGAIGSRLSTDAASVRGMVGESLALLVQNTSTAIAGLVIGLEASWQLSLIMIVMVPLIGLNGYLHMKYVSGFGGDAKKLYEDASQVASEAVGSIRTVASFSAEEKVVQLYKRKCEGPVRAGIKEGLVSAAGFGFSMFCLYSVYAASFYAGARLMESGKVTFAEVFRVFYGLSLTATAISQSGGLAPDSTKAKTGASSIFALLDRQSKIDSSDNSGMTLENVMGNIEFRHISFNYPSRPEVQVLNDLCLAISSGETVALVGESGSGKSTVISLLQRFYDPDSGLITLDGIEIQKLKVKWLREQMGLVSQEPILFNDTIRANIAYGKESDATEAEILAAAELANAHNFISGLQQGYETVVGERGIQLSGGQKQRVAIARAIVKCPKILLLDEATSALDAESEKVVQDALDRVRSGRTTVVVAHRLSTIKGADVIAVIKDGVIVEKGNHETLVNRQDGIYASLVSKSASTMK is encoded by the exons ATGGAAGAAGAGAATGCGACTGGACGAGGCATTGATAGCATGGAAAATGAAGTTTTAGAATCCTCAGATGGCTCGAATTGTGCACGAGTATCAGATAAGACAGAGAAACAGAAAGTGGCTGCTGCTGATAAAGTTCCATATTATAAGCTGTTTTCCTTTGCTGACCCTGTAGATCATGCATTGATGGTTATTGGTATGATCACAGCTGTTGGTAGTGGAATCTGTTTTCCCCTGATGGCTGTACTGTTTGGAGAGTTAGTTGATTCCTTTGGAATGACCGTGGATAGCGAAAAAATTGTTGATGAAGTTTCTAAG GTAGCCGTTAAATTCGTATATCTGGCTCTGGGTTCAGGTCTTGCTACATTTATCC AGGTGGCTTGCTGGACAGTCACGGGGGAAAGGCAGGCTGCTCGAATCAGATGTTTATACCTGAAAACTGTATTAAGACAAGATATTGGATTTTTCGATCAGGAGACTAACACTGGTGTTATTATCGAAAGCCTGTCTAGTGATACTCTTACTATTCAAGATGCCATTGGCGAAAAG GTTGGAAAATTTATCCAGGTATCAGCTACATTCCTTGGAGGATTCGTAATAGCTTTTATTAAGGGGTGGCGTCTAGCGTTGGTCTTGTCATCTTCAATTCCTCCACTTGTCATATCTTCTGCTGTCTTGGTTATCCTTCTGACGAAACTAGCATCCCGTGCACAGACTGCTTATTCAGAAGCTGCAACTGTTGTTGAACAGACAATAAGCTCTATTAGAACT GTTGCATCTTATACTGGAGAGAAAAGAGCAATTTCTGAATATCAGAATTCTCTGAACAAAGCCTACCATTCTGGTGTACAAGAGGGTTTAGCTTCAGGGCTTGGTTTCGGTGTTTTTATGTTTGTCTTCTACGCAAGTTATGCTTTAGCAATATGGTATGGTGCAAAAATGATTTTGGAACACAACTATACAGGAGGAGATGTGATGAATGTCATTATGGCTACACTGACTGGCTCCTT TACTTTAGGATACGCATCTCCATGCTTGCATGCGTTTGCTGCTGGAAAGACTGCAGCTTTTAAAATGTTTCAGATGATAAATAGAAAGCCGGTCATAGATCCTTATGATATGAATGGACAGAAACTTCTTGACATTAGTGGTGACATTGAACTTAAGAATATTCATTTCTGTTATCCAGCAAGACCACAAGAGAGCATATTTGATGGTTTCTCTGTGTCGATACCTAAGGGAACAACGACAGCTCTAGTAGGGCGAAGTGGAAGTGGAAAATCGACTGTGATCAGTCTAATAGTGAGGTTCTATGATCCACAGGCTGGTGAAGTTCTAATTGATGGTATAAATATCAAAGAATTTCAGCTTAGGTGGATCAGGGGAAAAATTGGCCTTGTTAGCCAGGAACCTGTGCTGTTTGGTTCGACGATAAAGGATAATATTGCCTACGGGAAGGATGATGCAACActtgaagaaattaaagatgCAGTTCAACTTGCCAATGCATCCAAGTTCATTGATAAATTGCCTCAG GGACTAGATACCAGAGTTGGCGATCACGGAAATCAGTTATCCGGTGGCCAAAAGCAAAGAATTGCTATTGCAAGAGCTATACTGAAGGACCCCAAAATTCTACTTCTTGATGAAGCTACAAGTGCTCTTGATGCAGAATCTGAGAGGATTGTTCAAGAGACATTGGATAGTGTCATGATCAACCGAACTACGGTTATTGTTGCACATCGCTTGAGCACAGTAAAGAATGCAGATACAATAGCTGTACTTCAGGAGGGAAAGATCGTCGAAAAAG GTTGCCACTTGGAACTAATGAGAAATAAGGAAGGAGCATATGTTCAGCTTATACAATTGCAAGAGCTTAGCAAATATTCAGGAGAGCAAGAGTCAAATGAACTGGATAGTGAAGAGATAATCATAAATCAGCAGATTCCTGTGACACGATCAGCAAGTAGGGGCTCGTCGAGGATTGAGAATAGCAGCCATCATTCATCGTCCATTTCAGTTAGTGCAGCAGAGAAAGCAGTTGGTGAATGTCATGATCCTAATTCAACAGTTGTATTGAGTAAGGATAAAGACAACACGATTTGTCGCTTGGCCTTAATGAACAAACCCGAGATTCCAGAATTATTATTTGGTTGCATAGCTGCAATGGTCAATGCTCTAATATTACCTATTTTCGGGGTACTTCTTTCTAATGTTATCAAGACTTTCTATGAGCCAGCTCATGAACTCAGAAAGCATTCAAGATTTTGGTCATTGTTATTTCTTAGTCTAGGATTGGCAACTTTACTAGCAACACCCTTGAGGACGTTCTTTTTCGCTGTAGCAGGATGTAAGTTGATACGGAGAATTCGCCTAATGTGCTTTGAGAAGATAGTTTACATGGAGGTTAGTTGGTTTGACAGAAAGGAGAACTCGATTGGGGCAATTGGCTCTCGACTATCTACAGATGCAGCATCTGTCCGAGGTATGGTTGGAGAGTCACTCGCTTTGCTTGTGCAGAACACATCAACGGCTATAGCTGGTTTAGTTATTGGACTTGAAGCAAGCTGGCAATTGTCACTCATAATGATAGTTATGGTTCCTCTAATTGGATTAAATGGATATCTTCACATGAAATACGTTAGTGGTTTTGGCGGTGATGCTAAG AAATTATACGAGGATGCAAGTCAAGTTGCGAGTGAAGCAGTTGGAAGTATCAGAACAGTGGCTTCTTTCTCTGCTGAAGAGAAGGTGGTGCAATTGTACAAAAGAAAATGTGAAGGTCCAGTGAGAGCTGGAATAAAAGAAGGGCTAGTGAGTGCTGCAGGTTTTGGTTTTTCGATGTTCTGCTTGTATTCTGTCTATGCTGCCAGTTTTTATGCTGGTGCTCGATTGATGGAGTCCGGTAAGGTCACATTTGCTGAGGTTTTTCGG GTTTTCTATGGTCTTAGCTTGACAGCTACCGCGATTTCTCAATCAGGTGGACTTGCTCCTGATTCCACCAAAGCCAAAACTGGTGCCTCTTCAatctttgcacttcttgaccgGCAATCCAAGATAGACTCGAGTGATAACTCAGGAATGACATTAGAGAATGTGATGGGAAACATTGAGTTTCGACATATCAGTTTCAATTATCCAAGTCGACCTGAAGTTCAAGTCCTAAACGATCTATGCCTAGCCATTAGCTCCGGTGAG ACGGTTGCTCTGGTGGGAGAAAGTGGGAGCGGAAAATCAACAGTTATTTCCTTGTTGCAAAGATTTTATGATCCTGATTCAGGCCTAATCACATTAGATGGAATAGAAATTCAAAAGCTGAAGGTGAAATGGTTGAGAGAGCAAATGGGATTAGTAAGCCAGGAGCCTATATTGTTCAATGACACAATAAGAGCCAATATAGCATATGGAAAAGAAAGTGATGCCACAGAAGCAGAAATATTAGCTGCTGCTGAGTTAGCAAATGCTCACAACTTCATCAGTGGCTTACAGCAG GGCTATGAAACAGTAGTTGGTGAAAGGGGCATACAACTATCAGGTGGACAGAAACAAAGAGTTGCAATTGCAAGAGCTATAGTAAAATGTCCAAAGATACTACTACTAGATGAGGCCACAAGTGCGCTTGACGCGGAGTCTGAGAAAGTAGTTCAAGATGCACTTGATAGAGTAAGATCAGGCAGAACAACAGTTGTGGTGGCTCATAGATTGTCCACAATTAAAGGAGCTGATGTGATTGCTGTAATCAAAGATGGAGTCATTGTGGAGAAAGGAAATCATGAAACTTTGGTCAATAGACAAGATGGTATTTATGCTTCTCTAGTATCAAAGTCTGCTAGCACTATGAAGTAG